The genomic DNA TGCGTCGGGGTCGTTCTACTTCGCCGAAAAAGGCGCCTTTGATATGACGCAGCACGTTGCGCGCATaacgtcgcgcagcgacgttGACGAGTCGTTTCGCTCGCAATTTGCATGGAACGCCTACATGATGGAGCCAATCCTCGAGTTTCGTtcgcgcctcgacacgTCGCAGCGGAGTGAGCTGGACAaggaggcgctgctctcgCTCGTCATCCAGGGCTACGTTGGGATGACTAGCGTCCCGCTTGGCCCCGACCGTGCATCGAAAGGCACTCTCGCCGTAATCAGCCGGCTGAGCTCACGTAAGGCCGGCACACGCTTCAATGCACGCGGCATTGACGACCAAGGCAACTCGGCCAATTTTGCCGAGACCGAGACGGTGCTCGCGTACGGTGACGAGCTCTTTAGCTACGTACAGCTGCGTGGATCTGTCCCCATCTTTTGGGAGCAACAAGGACTGCAGGCCCTCAATGCACGCATCCAAATcacgcgcaccggcgctgCCTCGCAGCCTGCCTTTGACCAGCACATGGAGCAACTCTTGAACGAGTACGGCCGTGTGTTTGTACTGGACCTGCTGGGTACGCGCGATGCAGAGGTCGCGCTGAGTCAGGCGTACGTGCAGCATATCGAGAATCTCTTGCCCAACATCCAGAGCGGAGAAGAGAACCAGCCGCTGCGCTATCATAACTTTGACTTTCACACGATTGCCAAGGCCACGGGTGGCCTCgatggagcgcgcgccgagctcgatcgCCTGAACAATGtccagctgcagcgccagcaCAACGGGTATACGCTGGTACGTCTCGACCACGGGCGGCTTGTGCGCCTGGCGATGCAGCAAGGTGTCTTTCGTGTGAATTGCTTCGACTGCCTCGACCGCACCAACGTCGTGCAGGGTTGCCTctcgcacgcagcgctgcGAGAGTTTTTCCGAGAAATCAAGCGCGATACGCagggcgatgcgcgcggaTGGCTAGGCAGCACGCCCGGTCTGCCCGAGCAGCTCTGGCcgcagcacggccgcctGTGGGCCGAGAATGGAGATGCGCTATCGCAGATCagcaccggcaccggctcgcTGAACTCGGACTATatgcgcaccggcacgaAAAAGTCGTTTACGGGCCTcttgagcgacgcggcgaaAAGCGCGAGTCGGTACGTGGACGTGCTCACACAGAATGTATATGAACAACTTCCAAGACCAGAGCAAGCAACAGGCTATCGATacgctgctcggcacgcgcagcggccaGTCGCAAGTCCAGCTATACGACCCCCTCTATGCAGCGGTGGACGAGAAaatggcgcgccgccgcgacgagtaCGCGTCGAAAAAGCGGGTACACCTCTTTGTCGGCACCTACAATGTGTGTGCGCAGCCCGCGCACCAGAACGCGCTGGGAGCGTGGTTCGACGAGCATGACGTACGCAAGGCCGACGTGATCGTGCTGTCCTTCCAGGAAATTGTGCCGCTCACCGCGCAGCAAATGCTCTCGTCCGCCGCTGAGCCGATGCGGCAGTGGGAGGCGGCAGTTCTCTCGGCATTGAACCGCGGTACGACATCGTACATGGTTCTGCGTTGCGAGCTCCAGTTTGCCACCTCGCTCCTGGTCCTGGTGCACAGCGAGATGCTGCCGCATGTGCGCAACGTCGAGGCGACCTCGAAAAAAACCGGATTCCGGGGCATGAGTGGCAACAAGGGCGGCGTTGCGGTGCGCATGGATGTGTTTGACACGGAATTCTGTTTCGTCGGTGCGCACTTGGCCGCAGGCAATTCgaacgtcgacgagcgcaacGCCGACTACCAGAGCATTGCGCGGGGCATCCAGTTTCCTCGTGGACGCACCATCGACTCGCACACGCACGTATTCTGGGCGGGCGATCTGAACTACCGCTTCGACCAGCtgagcagcgacgaggtgcgcgcgctctgTGCCGAGCTTACGCCGGCCACGtacgagggcgaggcgccgacgtcgaaCCGCGTCCTCGACAAGCTCTACGCACACGATCAGCTCAAGAGCGCCCAGGCGTCCAAGGCGGCGTTTGCCGAGTAcaacgaggcgccgctcttATTCCGCCCTACGTACAAGTACGACGTGCACACAGATACCTACGACTCGTCGGAGAAGGCGCGCGCCCCTGCGTGGACCGACCGCATTCTGTGCCGCAGtcgcgacgatgcgcttcCTTTATCTATCAAGAGGTATGGATGCGCGGACGTGCGTGTGAGCGATCATCGCCCCGTTTTTgcggcgatcgacgcgACTGCGTACGCCGTCGACACGGCTAAGCGCGCTGAGATGCGCAAGAACGTCCTCGCGACGATGCcgggcacgccggcgcaaAAGAGCGTCCTTCCCCGCCCCTCGGACGAGCTCCAGCAGTGGTGGAAtgacggcacgccgctggcACCCGTGCCCGACACGACGCCGGGCAACCCGTTCGAGGCGGCCCCCACACGTACCATGATCGGGGGGCCCGATACCCCTGCTCCGCCGATGCCCCCGCGTCCCCGCGCCACGGCACCGAGCTCggaggcgccgagcgtgcctgTGCGCCCTTCTGGGCGTGCGGAGACTGCTCCTAGTCCgggagcaggcgcgtcggccgcctctCGCACTCCCAGTGAGCCaagtgcgccgccgccagtACCGCGGCGGCCCGATCGACCCTAGGGGAATAACTCGGAATTAAGCTGCCCGTGCGCAACCCGTGCCGCCATGTTGTTGAGTCGTAGCGTAGGTCGTGTGGTGCCGCGGTATCTGCCGCGTGTGCCTCTCCGTCCTGCCCAGCAATCCTTTAGCACTTCGCCCAGTCGTCCTGCGCTGCACCAATGGCTGTGGAAGCAGCGCATAGTCCGCTATCCCACCTACTGTGTGGGTTCACTGGTCTTTTCGGTGGTGACGATTATGGGTGGTCTTTTGATCTACGATTCGTTTACCTACCATCGTGTCGATGTGAAGCACACCGTGATCCCCAATCTGATGGAGTCGGAGCGTGGCGGTCCCGAAAACCTGCCGATTCTTCCGTTCAACCCCACGCAGCAGAAGGCAGAGCCCGGCAAGCGTAAAGAGCGCCTGGTGATTGTCGGTGGTGGCTGGGCCACGGTCGGTAtgctcgccaagctcgacaAGGATGCGTACGATGTCGTGGTGGTGAGCCCCACGAACTACTTCCTCTTTACTCCCCTGCTGCCCTCGGTGGCTGTCGGTACGGTCGGTGTGCGTTCGGTGATCGAGTCGTTGCGCAAGTTGCTGTCCAACCGCAATGGCCGCTACGTGCagggtgcggcgcgccgcctccgccCCGCGTCCGAGCTTGACAGCCGTACGCTGGCCAGGACGGAGAACGCGGCAGGGCTGCTTGCTGTCGAGGTGATTTCGTCCGAGTGGGACGGCGACATGGAAGCGTCCAACCACACGCCGGTCGAATCGTCGATGATCTACGTGCCGTACGACAAGCTGGTCGTCGCTGTCGGCAGTGTCACGAGCACGGTCGGCATCAAGGGCCTGGAGAACTGCCAGCGCCTCAagacgatgcgcgacgctcagtcgctgcgcaagcgcgtgATTGAGAACCTCGAGATTgcctcgctgccgacgacctcgatggaggaccgcgcgcgcctgctctCGTTTGTGGTGTGCGGCGGTGGCCCGACGGGTGTCGAAATCGCCGCCGAGATCTACGACATGATCAACGAAGACGTGCAGAAGCACTTCCAGCCGACGCTACagaagctcgcgcgcgtccaCCTGATCCAGAGCCGCAAGCACATCCTCAACACCTACTCGGAAAGCATCTCCGAgtttgccgagcagcgcttCCGTAACGAAAACGTGGACCTGGTGACAAACGCTCATGTGAACGAAGTCACGCCGGACAAGGTCATCTACAATGTCAAGAACGAGTTTACCGGCGACatcgagccgcgcgaggtgaTCTCGGGGTGCACGGTGTGGTCGGCAGGTATCGCCATGGCGCCGTTTAccaagacgctcgccgaggtgctgccCGACCAAGGCAATCCccatgcgctgcgtgtcgaCAGCCAcctgcgcgtgctcggcacgccacAGGGCACCGTGTATGCAGTGGGTGACGCATCGACCATCGACAACGATCTCGAGGGCTTTATGCGCTCCAACTTTTCGCACTTCGACTCCGACCATGACGGCGAGCTGACCAAGATGGAGTTTGCCAACTTTGTCGGCAAGCTTCGCCGCAAGTTCCCGCTCGCGTCGGACCAGCTGAACGATATCGAGGATTTGTTCGCCAAGTACGATAAGGACCACAATGGGCGCATGTgcaccgacgagctgcacgacTTGATCCTCGACGCGACCAAGGGGCTGACGTCCTTCCCCCCGACGGCTCAGGTTGCTAGCCAGGAGGGCAAGTACCTCTCCCGCAAGCTCAACGTGCTCTCCAAGCTCCGTGACGAGGGCCGCCTGCCGAagcccgaggcgggcaGCACGGAGCCTGTCGACATTGACGATGAGGTGTACAAGCCGTTCCGTTTCCACTCGCTCGGCAACGTGGCCTACCTCGGCAATGCCGCGGCGTTCGACCTGCCGCTCCCGGGCCCGTTCCACACGCTGTTTGGCGGTCTGGCAGTGATGTAcgcgtggcgcagcgtgtACCTCTCGGAGCTCGTCACActgcgcatgcgcacgctcgtgctcggtgACTACATCAAGCGCGGTCTCTGGGGACGTGATTTGACGTGGACGTAGTGCTACGTAGTTTTACTGGATCGCATAGGTCAGCTTCTCGCCCGACACCTTGTtctggcgcaggcggtccAGGCCCGCGGGGATCGCCTGCAGGCCGCCGGTCTGGGGCGACGTGCGGTTCGGCTTCACGAGGCCAGCAGCGAGCAGGTTCGTAAAGACGCCACTCTGCGTAAACTTGACCATGTACTGCTGGTCCTCCTGCGCGTACTCCTTCGAAAAGTTCTCGCCAAACATGCTGAACGCCTCGCCACCGACGGTGTACATCAGCAGGAAGGTGCCCTTGACCTTGTCGTTGACAGAGGCGAGCTCCTTGCTCAGGGGAAGAATCACGACGAGCTTCGACGGCTGCGTCTTGGACAGTGCACGCGCACACGACTCCTGCGAGCCCTTCTCAGAGAAGGTATCAAAGGCGTGCGTAAGGTCGGGGTGGGCCGCCGAAATCCTGTCCGGCGTCGCAGCGTCCGAGTAGTCGTACGTCTCCGCCGCACCGAGCTCCTTCAGGAACGCGTGGTTCTTCGGCGAGGCCGTGGCGATCACATGGAtgccagcagcgcgcgcaaACTGGATCACAAACTGACCAACCGACGTGGCCCCCGACCAGACCAGCAGCTTCTTGCTCTGGTCGATCGGACCCAGGCCCCGGAGGTCCGCCGGGGGGGCAggcaggccgaggtgctTCGGCTGGAAGAGACCAAAGTACGCCGTGTAGCCACCGACGCCGAGACCGGCCacctcctcgtccttggccgAGGCAGGAATGGGCGTCACCGATGCGGGGTGCGTCTTGAGGTAGTCGGCAAAGGCGCCAACACCGACGTCCCAGCCACCGTGCACCATACCAGCGACACGGTCACCGACCTGGACATTGGTGCCGGCTTGCGCACCCTTGGTCACAACCGTGCCGACAAAGTCAGAGCCGAGGGTCGTGTCCACCTTGCCAAAGTAGTCGAGGTGCTTCCAGTCCGTGGGGTTCAGAGCCACGTTGTGCACGCGCACAATGATCGAGTGGTCATCCGGCTTGGGCGTCTCGGTCTGCTTAAGAGCGACCTTGCCGTGGCCT from Malassezia japonica chromosome 1, complete sequence includes the following:
- a CDS encoding phosphoinositide 5-phosphatase (EggNog:ENOG503NVRN; TransMembrane:3 (o1021-1043i1093-1109o1124-1145i); COG:U) → MHVWLAEATARQRTVLVTRYDPYDKSSSASLVLAFSVSGDRCTLSLLSAADLEWSSMQRLSSPNTPLLGLLGMIKVGNDIFIGCVTSSERVGCLQRGQWVGRVRGVAFYCVTRTLYDEDMSLGVDPQDYGRGGASAAQGETPCASIRKYIASGSFYFAEKGAFDMTQHVARITSRSDVDESFRSQFAWNAYMMEPILEFRSRLDTSQRSELDKEALLSLVIQGYVGMTSVPLGPDRASKGTLAVISRLSSRKAGTRFNARGIDDQGNSANFAETETVLAYGDELFSYVQLRGSVPIFWEQQGLQALNARIQITRTGAASQPAFDQHMEQLLNEYGRVFVLDLLGTRDAEVALSQAYVQHIENLLPNIQSGEENQPLRYHNFDFHTIAKATGGLDGARAELDRLNNVQLQRQHNGYTLVRLDHGRLVRLAMQQGVFRVNCFDCLDRTNVVQGCLSHAALREFFREIKRDTQGDARGWLGSTPGLPEQLWPQHGRLWAENGDALSQISTGTGSLNSDYMRTGTKKSFTGLLSDAAKSASRMYMNNFQDQSKQQAIDTLLGTRSGQSQVQLYDPLYAAVDEKMARRRDEYASKKRVHLFVGTYNVCAQPAHQNALGAWFDEHDVRKADVIVLSFQEIVPLTAQQMLSSAAEPMRQWEAAVLSALNRGTTSYMVLRCELQFATSLLVLVHSEMLPHVRNVEATSKKTGFRGMSGNKGGVAVRMDVFDTEFCFVGAHLAAGNSNVDERNADYQSIARGIQFPRGRTIDSHTHVFWAGDLNYRFDQLSSDEVRALCAELTPATYEGEAPTSNRVLDKLYAHDQLKSAQASKAAFAEYNEAPLLFRPTYKYDVHTDTYDSSEKARAPAWTDRILCRSRDDALPLSIKRYGCADVRVSDHRPVFAAIDATAYAVDTAKRAEMRKNVLATMPGTPAQKSVLPRPSDELQQWWNDGTPLAPVPDTTPGNPFEAAPTRTMIGGPDTPAPPMPPRPRATAPSSEAPSVPQSFSTSPSRPALHQWLWKQRIVRYPTYCVGSLVFSVVTIMGGLLIYDSFTYHRVDVKHTVIPNLMESERGGPENLPILPFNPTQQKAEPGKRKERLVIVGGGWATVGMLAKLDKDAYDVVVVSPTNYFLFTPLLPSVAVGTVGVRSVIESLRKLLSNRNGRYVQGAARRLRPASELDSRTLARTENAAGLLAVEVISSEWDGDMEASNHTPVESSMIYVPYDKLVVAVGSVTSTVGIKGLENCQRLKTMRDAQSLRKRVIENLEIASLPTTSMEDRARLLSFVVCGGGPTGVEIAAEIYDMINEDVQKHFQPTLQKLARVHLIQSRKHILNTYSESISEFAEQRFRNENVDLVTNAHVNEVTPDKVIYNVKNEFTGDIEPREVISGCTVWSAGIAMAPFTKTLAEVLPDQGNPHALRVDSHLRVLGTPQGTVYAVGDASTIDNDLEGFMRSNFSHFDSDHDGELTKMEFANFVGKLRRKFPLASDQLNDIEDLFAKYDKDHNGRMCTDELHDLILDATKGLTSFPPTAQVASQEGKYLSRKLNVLSKLRDEGRLPKPEAGSTEPVDIDDEVYKPFRFHSLGNVAYLGNAAAFDLPLPGPFHTLFGGLAVMYAWRSVYLSELVTLRMRTLVLGDYIKRGLWGRDLTWT
- a CDS encoding uncharacterized protein (COG:C; EggNog:ENOG503NX3C) — protein: MSTSLPPQMNALIVEGHGKVALKQTETPKPDDHSIIVRVHNVALNPTDWKHLDYFGKVDTTLGSDFVGTVVTKGAQAGTNVQVGDRVAGMVHGGWDVGVGAFADYLKTHPASVTPIPASAKDEEVAGLGVGGYTAYFGLFQPKHLGLPAPPADLRGLGPIDQSKKLLVWSGATSVGQFVIQFARAAGIHVIATASPKNHAFLKELGAAETYDYSDAATPDRISAAHPDLTHAFDTFSEKGSQESCARALSKTQPSKLVVILPLSKELASVNDKVKGTFLLMYTVGGEAFSMFGENFSKEYAQEDQQYMVKFTQSGVFTNLLAAGLVKPNRTSPQTGGLQAIPAGLDRLRQNKVSGEKLTYAIQ